The bacterium genome contains a region encoding:
- a CDS encoding TonB-dependent receptor, which produces MKKNSWILAVAIGVVLFKWGAVLAIEGTSSEESKIKPQEMSIIGKDRSAIEVEEEDIIMKPLPSIEPPAYTIEEVKPPKFEPEPVLPKKEEIKKPISQLPQKMPKPTLYSFGLAYGNDETLLYDFTHSNETKEVGYYFHLDRGRADGFTYDNRPYFNRFSQDCLSGETIVNFPKYSWRTEIEYLNKDLTLPYQGGFVENKLRKSVSINYEVKVPPESKMLLGLDIGKGNISSNGWLVKNNAIGAHLGFLTPFKKGNPPLSIGTDIYHEKLKSIAGRTLKFYSLYAEGKRFKMTPKMLLDAKVSLDKYENSFSSSQLDFLFNLHYTLKEKINMSGSIERKLSLPTFDELYVNRDYSGINSKLEPEKSWKYKMDANYQFSDELFLEGAIWTQRVDKYIIWTGGSPTYIYCPENIGKAKFSGLELGVRYYFSPKLSQNISYSCINAKNKSGGEIPNVPENRLKMGLRYKDGEKLTINLNTEYADSSFGTVTPNIPRLKSYFLVNITAEKKINDTLYYSFSCENLLGEDYEYLLGYPGQKRRFALGIRLRF; this is translated from the coding sequence ATGAAAAAAAATAGTTGGATTTTAGCCGTAGCCATTGGGGTAGTATTGTTTAAATGGGGGGCAGTATTAGCTATTGAAGGAACTTCAAGCGAGGAGTCAAAGATTAAACCGCAAGAGATGTCTATTATTGGGAAAGATAGGTCTGCAATAGAGGTGGAAGAAGAAGATATTATTATGAAACCTCTTCCGAGTATCGAACCACCAGCATATACCATAGAGGAGGTAAAACCGCCAAAATTTGAACCAGAACCTGTTTTGCCCAAAAAAGAGGAAATAAAAAAACCGATAAGTCAACTACCACAAAAAATGCCTAAGCCCACTTTATATTCCTTTGGTTTAGCTTACGGCAATGACGAAACCCTGCTCTATGACTTTACCCATAGCAATGAGACCAAAGAAGTAGGTTATTATTTCCATCTCGATAGAGGTAGAGCAGATGGATTTACCTATGATAATCGCCCTTATTTTAACCGATTCAGTCAAGATTGCCTGTCAGGAGAGACAATTGTTAATTTCCCTAAATACTCATGGAGAACTGAGATAGAATATCTAAATAAAGATTTAACCCTCCCTTATCAAGGCGGTTTTGTCGAGAATAAGTTAAGGAAATCAGTATCCATCAATTATGAGGTCAAAGTTCCACCCGAATCCAAAATGTTACTTGGTCTGGACATCGGTAAAGGGAATATCAGTAGTAATGGATGGTTGGTTAAAAATAATGCCATCGGTGCCCATCTTGGATTTTTGACACCGTTTAAAAAAGGCAATCCGCCATTGTCTATTGGAACGGATATTTACCACGAGAAGTTAAAAAGTATAGCGGGTAGAACATTGAAATTCTATTCTTTATATGCAGAAGGTAAACGCTTCAAAATGACACCTAAGATGCTTCTCGATGCAAAGGTATCTTTAGACAAATATGAGAATAGTTTTTCTTCATCACAGTTAGATTTTTTGTTTAATCTTCATTATACCCTGAAAGAAAAAATAAATATGTCAGGGAGTATAGAGCGAAAATTATCATTGCCTACCTTTGATGAACTTTATGTCAATCGTGACTATAGTGGGATAAACTCAAAGCTAGAACCAGAAAAAAGCTGGAAATATAAAATGGATGCTAACTATCAATTCTCAGATGAGCTATTTTTAGAAGGGGCTATTTGGACACAACGAGTAGATAAATATATCATCTGGACAGGAGGTTCACCTACTTATATCTATTGCCCTGAAAATATAGGTAAAGCAAAATTTTCAGGATTAGAATTGGGAGTTAGATATTACTTTAGTCCTAAGTTAAGCCAGAATATAAGTTATTCCTGTATTAATGCTAAGAATAAATCAGGTGGTGAGATTCCAAATGTGCCCGAGAATAGATTGAAGATGGGGCTGAGATATAAAGATGGGGAAAAACTAACTATTAATTTGAACACTGAATATGCAGATAGTAGTTTTGGCACAGTTACTCCAAATATTCCCAGGTTAAAAAGTTATTTCCTGGTGAATATCACGGCTGAAAAGAAAATTAATGATACGCTGTATTATTCATTTTCCTGTGAGAATTTACTCGGTGAAGACTATGAGTATCTTTTAGGTTATCCTGGTCAAAAACGCCGATTTGCCCTTGGAATCAGGTTGAGATTTTAG
- a CDS encoding tetratricopeptide repeat protein, giving the protein MRRNIFYIVFLIIALQYLPAVVNSAVSFSVAEDEFEQAEKLYNDGLYLSSSIKFKEFIQRHPDSHLVTEARFYLAECLFHQEKYGQALEEYKYLSQTNFSSEQASNVLYRLSQVLTILKYPQEEIIATYQKIIKYHPESSCVQEALYQLGKYSFETQDYTNAYNYFHQLSENYPRSTYLVTSLYFQAISLYYCGKFQEAIIPFSKIDSSDIKLQANTQYYLTDCWYKEKNWEKAYVEAEKFINTYPDYPLISEVLFIKGFCLYSQHQFEKALQDFSLIIEKYPTSSKAFFAQYYSAQILFEHLKDYPKAKEAYQRLISSFPENEFTPYAYYNLGLCLLKLNNLDEARDTFENLIRNFEDSDLISKAYFQIGKIYKKQERFQQVIDIYEKMVKRYPQNSLIPQILYELVNAYIKIGDSIGAKGICYRMMAGYLDSPQTSLAIYELAESFFSKKDYLSAIDMYNQFLRNYPTHPLAQEICYQSGIANCYVQKYEEARSLFFQLQRQYPGSPLVPKIQYGIGWAYYLEGKYDKAVTEFQRTLTIVNLDQDLSSEIIAKMGNCYFNLKDYKQAIDTYQKMITKYPESRLLDFCLYQLAQSYYKQENFTLAQQYFSKLIKELPFSKYLPKSIYWLGWSYYNQGKYEDAIKIYQEVIDKFPSDPLAYESQSRIAVCFYNQKKFNKAEEIYQKIIKNPEANSVIKKDALYQLGNCLFQQKRYNEAITTYRDFIRLHPEEEELCAQLHYQIAEIYYNQGEIKLAIEEYNLLINEYPKSEQIDDALYWLGRCFLKEEDKPAAVMTFRAVVTQYPESDWAAESQFKIGLCLYEQGEYKEAMKEFETLIKIFPARQDLVTEAQYYIKECKKKGVIGN; this is encoded by the coding sequence TGCCTGTTTCATCAAGAAAAATACGGGCAAGCGTTAGAAGAATATAAATACCTTTCTCAAACTAACTTCAGTAGTGAACAGGCATCAAATGTTCTGTATCGTCTCAGTCAGGTCTTGACTATACTTAAATACCCACAAGAAGAAATAATCGCTACTTACCAGAAGATAATAAAATATCATCCAGAGAGTTCCTGTGTTCAGGAAGCCTTATATCAACTGGGTAAGTATTCATTTGAAACACAGGATTATACCAATGCATATAACTATTTCCACCAACTATCCGAGAATTACCCCAGAAGCACATATCTTGTCACAAGTCTTTATTTTCAAGCAATAAGTCTTTATTATTGTGGAAAATTTCAAGAGGCTATCATCCCATTTTCAAAAATTGACTCTTCGGATATAAAATTACAGGCAAATACACAGTACTATTTAACAGATTGCTGGTATAAAGAGAAAAACTGGGAAAAGGCTTATGTTGAGGCGGAAAAATTTATAAATACCTATCCAGACTACCCACTTATTTCAGAGGTATTATTTATTAAAGGTTTTTGTTTATATTCCCAACATCAGTTTGAAAAGGCACTCCAGGATTTTTCTTTGATAATTGAAAAATACCCAACTTCTTCAAAGGCATTTTTTGCCCAATATTATTCCGCCCAAATCCTTTTTGAGCACCTCAAAGACTACCCAAAGGCAAAAGAGGCATATCAACGATTAATCTCTTCATTCCCTGAGAATGAATTTACCCCGTATGCTTACTATAATTTAGGACTATGTCTCCTAAAATTAAATAATCTTGATGAGGCAAGAGATACTTTTGAGAATTTAATTAGAAATTTCGAAGATAGTGATTTAATTTCTAAAGCCTATTTCCAGATAGGAAAGATATATAAAAAGCAAGAGAGATTTCAACAGGTTATTGATATTTATGAGAAAATGGTCAAACGCTATCCTCAAAACTCCCTTATTCCCCAAATCCTTTATGAATTAGTCAATGCTTATATTAAAATAGGGGATTCTATCGGGGCTAAAGGTATCTGTTATCGAATGATGGCAGGTTACTTAGATTCACCACAAACCTCATTGGCAATTTATGAATTGGCGGAGAGTTTTTTTAGTAAAAAAGATTATCTCTCGGCTATAGATATGTATAATCAGTTTTTAAGAAATTATCCAACACATCCTCTGGCACAAGAGATTTGTTATCAATCTGGAATTGCTAATTGTTATGTCCAAAAATATGAAGAGGCAAGAAGCCTGTTCTTCCAATTGCAGAGACAGTATCCAGGAAGTCCCCTTGTGCCTAAGATTCAATACGGAATTGGCTGGGCTTATTATCTTGAAGGAAAGTATGATAAGGCTGTAACTGAATTTCAAAGGACCCTTACCATTGTAAATTTAGACCAGGACTTATCTTCTGAAATAATCGCTAAAATGGGTAATTGTTACTTTAATCTAAAAGACTACAAGCAAGCAATAGATACCTATCAAAAAATGATAACAAAATATCCTGAAAGCAGATTATTAGATTTTTGCTTATATCAATTGGCTCAAAGCTACTACAAACAGGAAAATTTTACGCTGGCACAACAATATTTCTCAAAACTAATTAAAGAATTACCTTTCTCCAAATATCTTCCAAAATCTATTTACTGGTTAGGCTGGTCATATTATAATCAGGGTAAGTATGAAGATGCGATTAAAATATATCAAGAAGTAATTGATAAATTCCCATCTGACCCGTTAGCTTATGAATCGCAATCTCGAATAGCAGTATGCTTTTACAATCAAAAAAAATTTAATAAGGCAGAAGAGATTTATCAAAAGATAATTAAAAATCCAGAGGCAAATTCAGTGATAAAAAAAGATGCTTTATATCAACTGGGAAATTGCCTTTTTCAACAAAAAAGATATAATGAGGCGATAACTACCTATCGAGATTTTATCCGCCTCCATCCAGAAGAAGAAGAATTATGTGCCCAATTACACTACCAGATAGCAGAAATTTACTATAATCAAGGAGAGATAAAATTAGCTATCGAAGAGTATAATTTATTAATTAATGAATATCCAAAAAGTGAACAAATTGATGATGCACTTTACTGGCTTGGGCGGTGTTTTCTTAAAGAGGAAGATAAGCCTGCGGCAGTGATGACCTTTAGAGCCGTGGTAACCCAGTATCCAGAATCTGACTGGGCTGCTGAATCACAGTTTAAAATAGGCCTATGTTTATATGAACAAGGTGAATATAAGGAGGCGATGAAAGAATTTGAAACCCTGATTAAAATTTTTCCCGCTCGCCAGGACTTAGTCACAGAAGCACAGTATTATATTAAAGAGTGCAAAAAAAAAGGAGTAATTGGTAACTAA